A genomic window from Xyrauchen texanus isolate HMW12.3.18 chromosome 15, RBS_HiC_50CHRs, whole genome shotgun sequence includes:
- the LOC127655489 gene encoding ras-related and estrogen-regulated growth inhibitor-like protein produces the protein MVVVVKPSSQLVCKTMDGNQHKVEANVLLLGAENVGKSALTVRFLTRRFIGEYGDIESIYSHIEKTDGREISLNIWDSLYPQSCETTESISDKQLQWADGVILVYSICDRSSFEVVQQQVQLIRRTRKLSMSAPIIIVGNKRDLQHQRAVSSEEGRLFALSADCGFFEISAAETYHGVMLVFHEILDLIKESRALKKGLAGIKGIVRSVSAVFGKKRE, from the exons ATGGTTGTCGTTGTCAAACCGAGTTCTCAGCTGGTCTGTAAAACCATGGATGGAAACCAGCACAAAGTGGAAGCGAATGTTTTGCTTCTTGGAGCAGAAAATGTTGGGAAGTCAG CGCTCACCGTGCGTTTTCTCACCAGAAGATTCATCGGGGAGTACGGGGATATTG AATCAATATACAGTCATATTGAAAAAACTGATGGGCGAGAGATATCCTTAAATATTTGGGACTCTCTGTATCCACAG AGCTGCGAAACGACCGAATCCATCAGTGACAAACAGCTTCAGTGGGCGGATGGTGTGATCCTCGTCTACAGCATCTGTGATCGCTCTAGCTTCGAAGTGGTTCAGCAACAGGTGCAGCTCATCCGCCGGACCAGAAAGCTCTCCATGTCTGCTCCGATCATAATCGTGGGGAATAAGCGTGACCTGCAGCATCAAAGAGCCGTGTCTAGCGAGGAGGGCAGACTGTTCGCCCTCTCCGCAGACTGCGGCTTCTTCGAGATCTCTGCAGCTGAAACATACCACGGTGTGATGCTGGTCTTTCATGAAATTCTGGACCTCATCAAGGAGTCCAGAGCACTGAAAAAGGGATTGGCCGGGATCAAGGGCATAGTCAGGAGCGTATCTGCAGTTTTTGGGAAGAAACGGGAGTAG